Proteins encoded together in one Sylvia atricapilla isolate bSylAtr1 chromosome 2, bSylAtr1.pri, whole genome shotgun sequence window:
- the CTC1 gene encoding CST complex subunit CTC1: MAAPSAAVSEGLGRLRAPPPPALRPRFSPFPPQEQRWLRAARDFVLRALPGPDGQEEAALEAVLRCLRSAGGGTLPLGYSFISISDLQHQQHIPCCSHLSCSTNEFKEWSHQGQGALPMQSTLPRTYLILVGYLTDGRQENKEKLVDGCLYVKDSTGIIPCELLHFKLEWLESLLVFPSWSYIPQRDQSAGGYLEILLDPVPVNGPKEVLHSIPVSSPVSAEPLLTSRIPCKKRSKLTVAGELTRLGPLLCIHHKTFFFLFLKCFASAVCIPVLVQKPSQMLWHHVVQLGHRYTITGLSMSSLKKSGQTMFVTSASSCLLPCCAEQVREQPLNSAGQGESAQTSSFETAEQLSCSLQLEAEERPRLTKESKIISYVGFVTKILNVQAGLFLLDNQVCLCLAYQPLLNSARGLRPGACVELIDVHLLQKPLVSFPFTVLGACLSSMVVLKSFSRLSTPYQPVASSRNLCFQLLFRFNLGMPLYLWLVSLLETFEERFSCFFGHSRLLSSTHQNPGAAEKFLVPLLQAMVPDKEEARDIYNEILSKTHQCPLQKCLTLNPPCQAPSLSAVCHAAEQKSWEGFSPSQLLSPLEAQHMGTQELNRRLSWSCCTLSAEIFQPQLILLGVLRVSSRSSSLQLQDKSSKLPCVICHKDGSPFAQTALIGSLLQVENYQLVVERFLKTDFPSWEHLENLEHVRKKKTSVYVQFYFEDVQILHAAEGRIQKGLRSGNSSSLRKSKDGSTTSELENPEAKTLKSEDPKAESGRDEHCQGGQSSSRTTSCVSRLFLVTQKESLMPRNYQLPAEEAKEAQDQQRSFQATVLWLGRPQLWSHPREAGNLSELEETGCDGKEGVTQQEALLLFMGRSLRWFPFLHVEGLYRFIVPHCSDLEVFDKLYFPPVPATFLSRPSCPLCLRVQDSWHLQHETWISCLPEHQLSVLTDVEQRTASIPEVLSSSFTGSLVSFCGEIVERTLCASPKNEKPPVMNSLPKTKGTLLSTDHSVKLSVSAASGSPVFVDVYITATCLQHLRGLLPGAKIHFQNLERKISRFHNVYCTYIASSCVSIVSLPASHLPSPSSPAGEASSPSLVFLCNLRPQQQNLAQARILCHLSCVLTVCLQWICSLCSCIFREGRCTRHNPPCPSQTGVRQASARVLVEDGTGEAVVLCRNEHVAAVLGLSLLEWEAVQNCVQSRGSVCIQHGEAPGTGCLEESEDLVACYLRSLCRSPLICRPILLEFSLDRKPSKILQPVGARACEHRVKRAVKQLLGLVEFLNGHSGPLSTSDTGLHFGRELFSASLRDSSCLGPRAHSVCILCGSIY, from the exons ATGGCGGCGCCCAGCGCGGCGGTGAGTGAGGGGCTCGGCCGGCTCCGCGCCCCCCCGCCGCCGGCGCTGAGGCCGCGcttctcccctttccccccGCAGGAGCAGCGCTGGCTGCGGGCGGCTCGGGACTTCGTTCTCCGGGCGCTCCCGGGGCCGGacgggcaggaggaggcagcgcTGGAGGCGGTGCTGCGGTGCCTGCGGAGCGCGGGCGGCGGGACGCTGCCGCTCGGCTACAG tttcatcTCCATCTCTGACCTACAGCATCAGCAGCACATACCGTGCTGCAGCCACCTGAGCTGTAGCACTAATGAATTTAAGGAATGGTCTCATCAAGGACAGGGTGCTTTACCCATGCAGAGCACTTTGCCAAGGACTTACCTGATCCTGGTTGGCTATTTAACAGATGGAAGGcaagagaacaaagaaaagttGGTAGATGGTTGCCTATACGTGAAGGACAGTACTGGGATAATTCCATGTGAG CTTTTGCACTTCAAACTGGAGTGGCTGGAGTCCCTGTTAGTCTTCCCAAGCTGGTCATATATACCACAGAGAGACCAGAGTGCGGGAGGGTACTTGGAAATCCTTCTGGATCCGGTGCCAGTAAATGGCCCCAAGGAGGTACTTCACAGCATTCCAGTCTCCTCCCCAGTGTCAGCTGAGCCACTGCTTACCTCCAG GATTCCATGTAAGAAAAGATCAAAGCTTACTGTAGCAGGGGAATTGACTAGACTTGGGCCTCTCCTTTGTATTCACCACAAGacattcttctttctgtttctgaagtgCTTTGCCTCTGCTGTTtgcatccctgtgctggtgcaA AAACCCAGCCAGATGCTGTGGCATCATGTTGTCCAGCTGGGCCACAGGTACACAATCACAGGCCTGAGTATGTCCAGCCTGAAGAAATCTGGACAAACGATGTTCGTCACCAGTGCTTCTTCCTGCCttctgccctgctgtgcagagcaggtgAGGGAGCAGCCACTGAACAGTGCTGGGCAAGGAGAATCCGCTCAGACTTCCTCCTTTGAGACTGCTGAGCAGCTCAGTTGCTCCTTGCAGCTGGAGGCTGAAGAGAGGCCAAGACTAACCAAAGAGTCCAAGATCATCTCCTATGTG GGATTTGTCACCAAAATACTCAATGTCCAAGCTGGTCTCTTTTTACTGGATAACCAAGTCTGCTTGTGCCTTGCTTACCAGCCACTGCTGAACTCTGCACGGGGACTCCGGCCGGGAGCCTGTGTGGAG CTCATCGACGTCCACCTCCTGCAGAAGCCTCTGGTGTCCTTCCCTTTCACTGTGCTCGGTGCCTGCCTGAGCAGCATGGTTGTGCTGAAGAGTTTTTCAAGGCTCAGCACTCCCTACCAGCCAGTGGCCTCTTCCAGAaacctctgcttccagctgctcttccGCTTCAATCTTGGAATGCCGCTGTACCTCTGGCTGGTCAGCCTCCTGGAGACGTTTGAGGAGAG gttttcttgtttctttggGCACTCTCGACTGCTTAGCTCCACACACCAAaaccctggagctgctgaaaagTTCCTTGTCCCCCTTCTGCAAGCTATGGTGCCAGACAAAGAAGAAGCAAGAGATATTTATAATGAAATTCTGTCAAAAACACACCAGTGTCCCCTGCAGAAA TGTTTGACTCTGAACCCTCCATGCCAGGCCCCATCTCTGTCTGCAGTTTGCCATGCGGCAGAGCAGAAGAGCTGGGAAGGCTTCAGCCCATCACAATTGCTTTCTCCCTTGGAGGCCCAGCATATGGGCACCCAGGAGCTGAATCGCAGACTGTCCTGGTCCTGTTGCACACTCTCAGCAGAAattttccagccccagctg ATACTCCTGGGCGTGCTGAGGGTCTCCTCCAGGAGCAgttccctccagctgcaggacaaGAGCAGCAAGCTTCCCTGTGTGATCTGCCATAAGGATGGTAGCCCCTTTGCCCAGACTGCTCTCATAG GATCACTCTTGCAGGTGGAAAACTACCAGCTTGTAGTGGAGAGATTTCTTAAGACTGATTTTCCCTCCTGGGAACACCTGGAAAATCTGGAgcatgtgagaaagaaaaaaactag TGTCTATGTGCAGTTCTACTTTGAGGATGTTCAGATACTCCATGCTGCTGAAGGACGAATCCAGAAAGGCCTTAGGAGTGGAAACAGCTCCTCTTTGAGGAAGAGCAAAGATGGCAGCACAACATCTGAGCTGGAAAACCCAGAGgcaaaaacactgaaatcagAGGATCCCAAGGCAGAATCTGGCAGAgatgagcactgccaggggggccagagcagcagcagaacaacgAGCTGTGTGTCTCGCCTGTTCTTGGTTACCCAGAAGGAGAGTCTCATGCCACGCAATTACCAGCTGCCCGCAGAAGAAGCTAAGGAAGCTCAGGACCAGCAGCGCAGCTTCCAAGCCACAGTGCTGTGGCTGGGCAGACCACAGCTCTGGAGCCaccccagagaagctgggaatctatcagagctggaggagactgGCTGTGATGGAAAAGAGGGCGTCACGCAGCAAGAG GCACTCCTGCTCTTTATGGGAAGGTCTCTGCGATGGTTTCCCTTCCTGCACGTGGAGGGACTGTATCGCTTCATCGTGCCCCACTGCTCG GACTTGGAAGTGTTTGACAAGCTCTATTTTCCACCTGTGCCAGCAACATTCCTGAGCAGGCCATCCTGCCCGCTGTGCCTGCGTGTCCAAGACAGCTGGCACTTACAGCATGAGACTTGGATCTCCTGTCTGCCTGAGCACCAG CTGTCAGTGCTGACAGATGTGGAGCAGAGAACTGCCTCCATTCCAGAAGTGCTTAGCAGCAG TTTCACAGGTTCCCTTGTCTCTTTCTGTGGTGAGATCGTGGAGAGGACCTTGTGTGCCTCTCCGAAGAATGAAAAGCCACCTGTGATGAACAGCCTCCCAAAGACGAAAG GGACTCTGCTGTCCACAGATCACAGCGTAAAGCTCAGTGTCTCAGCTGCTTCAGGCTCCCCCGTTTTTGTGGACGTTTACATCACTGCCACCTGCCTGCAGCATCTCCGGGGTTTGCTGCCTGGAGCCAAGATCCACTTCCAGAACTTGGAACGCAAGATCTCAAG ATTCCATAATGTTTATTGCACATACATTGCCTCCAGCTGTGTAAGCATTGTATCTCTGCCAGCTTCTCACCTACCTTCTCCTTCTAG TCCTGCAGGAGAAGCCTCATCCCCCTCACTAGTGTTTCTATGCAACTTGAGACCTCAGCAGCAAAACCTGGCCCAGGCCCGGATTTTGTGCCACTTGTCCTGTGTACTGACTGTGTGCCTGCAATGGATTTGCTCACTTTGCAGCTGCATCTTCAGAGAG GGGAGGTGTACCCGACACAATCCTCCATGTCCATCACAGACAGGAGTGAGGCAAGCCAGTGCACG GGTGCTGGTGGAGGATGGAACAGGTGAagctgtggtgctgtgcaggaaTGAACAcgtggcagcagtgctgggcctGAGCCTTCTCGAGTGGGAAGCTGTGCAGAactgtgtgcagagcaggggcagTGTGTGCATTCAGCATGGGGAAGCTCCTGGAACAGGG tgTTTAGAGGAATCCGAGGATCTTGTTGCTTGTTACCTAAGGAGTCTGTGTAGGAGTCCTCTCATATGTCGCCCTATCCTGTTGGAATTCAGCCTAGACAGGAAGCCCTCCAAGATCCTGCAGCCTG TGGGAGCACGAGCCTGTGAGCACAGGGTGAAGCGTGCAGTCAAGCAGCTACTGGGGCTAGTGGAATTCCTGAATGGTCACTCTGGGCCACTGTCAACCAGTGATACTGGGCTGCATTTTGGAAGAGAGCTGTTCAGTGCTTCCTTACGTGACAGCTCTTGCCTTGGGCCTAGGGCACACAGTGTGTGCATTTTGTGTGGTAGTATCTACTAA